A region from the Geobacillus vulcani PSS1 genome encodes:
- the deoC gene encoding deoxyribose-phosphate aldolase, with amino-acid sequence MTVNMAKLIDHTLLKPDATEEQIVQLCQEAKQYGFASVCVNPTWVKTAARELSGTDVRVCTVIGFPLGATTPETKAFETNNAIENGAREVDMVINIGALKSGDDDLVERDIRAVVEASAGRALVKVIIETALLTDEEKVRACRLAVKAGADYVKTSTGFSGGGATVEDVALMRKTVGDRAGVKASGGVRDRKTAEAMINAGATRIGTSSGVAIVTGGTGRADY; translated from the coding sequence ATGACGGTGAACATGGCCAAACTGATCGATCATACGCTGCTTAAGCCGGATGCAACGGAAGAACAGATCGTTCAATTATGCCAAGAAGCGAAGCAATACGGTTTCGCTTCCGTGTGCGTCAACCCGACATGGGTGAAGACGGCGGCGCGCGAGCTTTCCGGCACGGATGTCCGAGTCTGCACGGTCATCGGCTTTCCGCTTGGGGCAACAACGCCGGAAACAAAGGCGTTTGAAACGAACAACGCCATTGAAAACGGCGCTCGCGAAGTCGACATGGTGATCAACATTGGCGCGTTAAAAAGTGGGGACGATGATCTTGTCGAGCGCGATATCCGGGCAGTTGTCGAAGCATCGGCTGGCAGGGCGCTTGTCAAAGTGATTATTGAAACGGCGCTTTTGACCGATGAAGAAAAGGTGCGCGCTTGCCGGCTTGCGGTGAAAGCCGGCGCTGATTATGTGAAAACGTCAACCGGGTTTTCCGGCGGAGGCGCGACGGTCGAGGATGTTGCGCTGATGCGAAAAACGGTCGGCGATAGAGCAGGCGTCAAAGCGTCAGGCGGCGTCCGCGATCGGAAAACCGCTGAAGCGATGATCAATGCCGGCGCGACGCGCATTGGCACAAGCTCTGGAGTGGCGATCGTCACCGGCGGAACGGGCCGCGCTGACTACTAA